The genomic region TAACTTAAGTGAAGAGTTGGGAATTGACACCAGTCGCTTATTGGTCATTTTACTTAACCTGGAAATGGAAAATTTGGTACAACAAAAGGCAGGTAAGGTTTTTGAGTTGAAGTAAGTTTTACATACCATTGTTTGTATCTTAATGATAGAACTTGATTTGGGAACTTAGCTTCACTCGTTACTTTCCCGCTTCAGGATTTAATTTAGAATCAACAGTTTTGGTAAACAGAAGGATCATAGATGAAGAAAATACTCTTAGTATTGATAACCATTTTTTTATTTCAAACAGGAACCGAATTAGCGGCTCAGGTAAAAAAAGAAATCGAATTATCAGGTGAAAATATTGAACCAGGTGTTCAGGTTTATGAATATGTTCGGGAGCAGAACGGTAAATTGTCAACTCTTGGTACCATTACTGAAATGATTAAAAAAACAGGAGATCGCATGGTTATAGTTTACCGGCAGGCTCTCCCAAATATAGTTATTGAAGATAGCCTTGTAGTGAATTCAGAAAATTTTGCCCCGAAGTTCTATCGATCAACCACTGAAACAAGGGAAAATATAACAGTGAAATATAATGAAGCGAATAGTGGTGCTGACATTAGAGTGAAAAGAAGAGGATATGGGTTGAATCAGGATACCAGTTATTCGGCAAACTTTGATCAGCTAAGGTATGATTCACATTGGTTGCCAACTTTATTATATGCCATAGAAAAAGGGAATGCGATAAGTTGGGAAATTCCTATTTACTCATATAACAATAAGGAGGGTGTACTGAGAATAAGAAAAGAGGGAGTGGAGGAAGTAACATTACACGAAAAAATGTATGAAGCCGTGAAATATGAAGTCTCAAGAAAGAATTCCGAAGATATTTATCATTACTGGATTGACAAGGGAAGCAAGAGATTGCTGCAAACTCGTGGTGAGATAAACCCTAACCTTGTTGTTTGGCTTCGAATTAAAGCACAAACTTAAACCTTTCCGGAAATCATGATGGTGTCAGGAAAAAAGTTGGCAGATTCGGTTTGAACCGGTAACCGGTAACCGGTAAATCGAATCTGCCAAAAAACCAGGTGTTTGCTGAACTAAGATTTGTACCTGTAAATAGCGGCAAGACCTGAGTTATTAGGTACTTCTGATTGCGGCAATCCGTATAAAGTACTCCCATTTCTCAATGCAGATATCGCTGCATAATTGATTAAATCTACGGCTTCTCCATTTAGCTTATCAGAGATCTCAACTCTGTTTTTGTTGGGATCGAAAATACCATATTGGTGAAATCCCATAGGCACAAATAAAGTATCTACCTTTCCGAAATATGCTCCTTTTACAATATCACTTACGTCAGTTGAAATAAGTTCGCTTCCCTGCAGGTCGTTAAAGCGTTCGATATCGCTGAGTATTTCTTCTCTAAAATAGGCTTCCACAATATCCCAGGATTCTTCTTCAATTTCCTGAACACTTTTTGTATCACAATTTCCGATAATATGATTATCAAGAAGATTGAAGTATTTATTCGCTTTCTTGTAATAAGAAATCATCTTGTCAGGGCCCGCTAAAACCAATGGCCCATTCACTCTTTTTAAGTATTTGGTGACTTTATTTTCAATATGTTTCAGAAATAACTCAAGCTCTTTTTTGTTCTCATCTACATCGGCACCTTGTCCATGAAATACGGCTCCGCCACCGCTTGTGCCAGTATGATGTTGTACCGAGCGCTCATGAACATGATATTTTAAATGTTCTTCCATACTGGTAGGAACACTTTCAAACTTCACTTGAGTTGTTTCATCCGGCGCCACTTTGAACATCTTTGTTTCACTTTGACTGAGTAATAATACATGATATATGTTGTGATGGTTTTGCAGCTCCAGCAAAGGAGTGATTAGAAAGTTATCAGATATATAAAAATTTTCTTTAGGACTGACGGGTATTTTAAAGAAATCGAAATATTGTTCATTTACATACAAGGCCAATCCTTTATCCTGGTGCAGCCAAAATTGATTTTCTTCTGTTTTTGTATAAACAGGTTTAAAAAGCTCATCAACCCTGTTTTCTTTCCATCCTTTTTCTATAAGTTCATTTTTTGTTTTTTGAATAATATTCTTGAGCCTTATTGAGTCTTGTTTTCCTTCTTCTCCTTTTTTATGAGTGGGGATAAAAATGGTAACATTAACGTCCTGAGTTTCACTGATAAGCTTTTCAATGGTTTCTCTATTTACTACACTCATGATATCTCCTCTTTTTTGTAGATGTGTGATGTATCTATACCAACATTTTTGACACCACAGTGTTCCATCTACCGCTGTTAATTCTTGTCAATAATTAATGAGGTTTACCAATGAAAGTAAAGCTGAATTACTATGGACAGATCAAATTTATAGATGGAAATGATAAATAATAGAAAGGGAGAATGTCAGAGGCCATGATGAATTATCAATTTTGCAAAGCCTCTATCATAACCTCGATTTTTTTATCGAGAGTATTAGCTGCCAACTCGTAATCTTCCGGGCTCATTAGCTTGCTATTTACACTGCAATAAAATTTTATTTTAGGTTCCGTTCCCGATGGTCGGACAGAAACTATGGAGCCGTCTTCAGTGATAAATTGCAGTACATTTGATTTCGGAAGGTCGATATCTGTTATTTGACCGGTAGCAATATTTTTCTCTTCAGAAGTCTGATAATCCTTTACCATAACCACTTGAGAACCCCCAAGTTTTTTGGGAGGATTAGCCCTGAAATTCATCATCATCTGTTGGATTTCTTCGGCTCCGGCTTTTCCTTTTTTAGTAACTGAAACTAAATTCTCTCGAAATAATCCATGTTCTACATACATATCCAGAAGTGCTTCGTATAGGCTTGTTCCCTGATCTTTATAAAAGGCTGTCATTTCGGCAATGATGGCGCAAGAAATTACGGCATCTTTGTCTCTCACATGTTCCCCAATAAGGTATCCATAACTTTCCTCTCCACCGGCTATAAACTGTTTTACCCCTTCGAGTTTCGTCATCAATTCACCAATGTACTTGAATCCTGTGAGAGTATTGAAGCATTCCACACCTTTCGCCTCGGCAACGCGGTCGATGAGGTAAGAGGTGACTACCGTTTTCACAATGTATTCGTTTCCGGTAATTTTACCGGCTTGTTCCCAGGCTGTAAGCATGTAATTGATAATAAGTGAACCGGTTTGATTTCCGTTTAAGAGCACAAAATTATTATCCAGGTCTTTAACGGCGATTCCAACACGATCGGCATCGGGGTCAGTAGCCATCACCAGATCCGCATCAATTTCATTGGCTTTCTCCAGTGCCATGTTCAAGGCTTCTTTTTCCTCCGGGTTGGGGTAAACTACCGTTGGGAAATTACCATCGGGCGTCATTTGTTCATCTACCAATGTCACATTTTCAAAACCATAGCGCTTCAACACTTCCGGCACCAATTCGCGAGAGGTACCATGGATTGGAGAAAACACAATTTTCAAATCCTTTTGTCGCTTAATAGCCTCTTTGGAAACAGACAGTTTAACCAGCTCGTCAAGGTATTTTTCATCTATCTCTTTTCCAATTACCTCAATGAGGCTGTCATCACCATCAA from Gracilimonas sp. harbors:
- a CDS encoding phospho-sugar mutase, producing the protein MKALDSAVQTKIDQWLNGSYDEETKTVIRKKLEEEKFDELTDAFYKDLEFGTGGLRGIMGIGSNRVNKYTFGIATQGLANFLKNNYPEQDLKVAIAHDCRNNSETLAKVVADVFSANGIHVFFFDGLRPTPELSFAIRELGCQSGVMLTASHNPKEYNGYKAYGADGGQFVAPYDKMVMEEVQKISDVNEVNFDGDDSLIEVIGKEIDEKYLDELVKLSVSKEAIKRQKDLKIVFSPIHGTSRELVPEVLKRYGFENVTLVDEQMTPDGNFPTVVYPNPEEKEALNMALEKANEIDADLVMATDPDADRVGIAVKDLDNNFVLLNGNQTGSLIINYMLTAWEQAGKITGNEYIVKTVVTSYLIDRVAEAKGVECFNTLTGFKYIGELMTKLEGVKQFIAGGEESYGYLIGEHVRDKDAVISCAIIAEMTAFYKDQGTSLYEALLDMYVEHGLFRENLVSVTKKGKAGAEEIQQMMMNFRANPPKKLGGSQVVMVKDYQTSEEKNIATGQITDIDLPKSNVLQFITEDGSIVSVRPSGTEPKIKFYCSVNSKLMSPEDYELAANTLDKKIEVMIEALQN